The Colletes latitarsis isolate SP2378_abdomen chromosome 14, iyColLati1, whole genome shotgun sequence genome has a segment encoding these proteins:
- the Dppiii gene encoding dipeptidyl peptidase 3 isoform X1, whose product MFKLCTWCFCRQTIISRKIFQNSLRPFSVDVHFKGKNSRPILSLNRRITRLRTNFDSCVKQLCTKMSEDTSLFILPNKQSIIALECERAFNALTTNEKLYAHYLSQAAWNGSLIVFIQTSPESPLIFALLHKIFVSEAINELKESALNAGISEDEFTAFLVYTCGVFANAGNYKSFGDSKIIPNLSKEKFETILKVSKAYKDSPKDIESIWNKIKDVMYSISGKLKTLGLGDKGVTTYFSGNCTEKDADLINEFMQEKGLESYNARCFKTADKIAGNMDTYEIRLASVKTDDDSNITLAEEVFKNAKFKIKRGDYSKLLIPVVDNLQKAMEYAANETEKNMLNKYIEHFNTGSLQAHKDGSRFWIKDKGPVIETYIGFIETYRDPAGQRGEFEGFVAMVNKEMSKKFATLVSNAEKFIPNLPWGKEFEKDEFLRPDFTSLDVLTFSGSGVPSGINIPNYDEIRQSEGFKNVSLGSVIPANMKLDVIQFLSEHDQTLMNTYRDASFEVQVGLHELLGHGTGKLLRQLESGSYNFDKDKVKNPLNGEAINKFFLPGETYDSKFGPMGSSYEECRAEAVGLYLSLEPDILSIFGYEGSKADIIMYVNWLSLLWNGCAKALEFYDPSTKKWLQAHSQARYVLLRVCIEAGDDFVIVTESEPGKNLLLTVDQSKILTVGKRAIGEFLTKLQVYKSTGDVEAAKNMYEKYSEVPETGPQPWARWRDIVLAHKEPRKIFVQSNTFANGLCLVQLKNYEPNFVGFIQSWVERFPSPETSQTLIELWEKDKDHFVIENN is encoded by the exons ATGTTTAAATTGTGTACGTGGTGTTTTTGTCGACAAACAATTATTtctagaaaaatatttcaaaattctTTACGACCTTTCTCagtcgatgttcattttaagggaAAGAATAGCCGACCAATTTTGTCGTTAAATAGAAGAATTACACGTTTAAGAACAAATTTTGATTCTTG TGTAAAACAACTGTGCACAAAAATGAGTGAAGATACTTCCTTATTTATTTTACCAAACAAACAATCGATTATTGCTTTAGAATGTGAACGTGCATTTAATGCTCTAACAACAAATGAGAAATTGTATGCACATTATTTGAGTCAAGCTGCATGGAATGGTAGTCTTATTGTATTCATACAAACATCACCAGAATCACCATTAATATTTGCTCTTTTGCACAAAATTTTTGTATCTGAAGCAATAAATGAATTGAAGGAATCTGCTCTTAATGCTGGCATTAGTGAAGATGAATTCACA GCTTTTCTAGTATATACTTGTGGAGTTTTTGCAAATGCTGGTAATTATAAGTCTTTTGGTGATAGTAAAATAATTCCTAATTTGTCTAAAGAAAAATTTGAGACCATATTAAAAGTATCAAAAGCATATAAAGACAGTCCCAAGGATATTGAAAgtatttggaataaaattaaaGATGTAATGTATTCGATAAGTGGAAAACTGAAAACTTTGGGACTGGGTGATAAAGGTGTTACAACTTACTTTTCTGGGAATTGTACAGAAAAGGATGCTGATTTAATTAATGAATTTATGCAAGAAAAAGGACTAGAATCTTACAATGCAAGGTGTTTTAAAACAGCAGATAAAATTGCAGGAAATATGGATACATATGAAATTAGACTAGCTTCTGTGAAAACTGATGATGATTCTAACATTACATTAGCAGAAGAAGTTTTTAAAAAtgctaaatttaaaattaagagAGGAGATTATAGCAAGCTTTTAATTCCAGTTGTTGATAATTTGCAAAAGGCAATGGAATATGCTGCAAATGAAACTGAAAAAAATATGTTGAATAAATATATAGAACATTTTAATACAGGATCTTTACAAGCTCATAAAGATGGTTCTCGTTTTTGGATCAAAGATAAAGGACCAGTCATAGAGACTTATATTGGTTTTATTGAGACTTATAGAGATCCTGCTGGGCAAAGAGGTGAATTTGAAGGATTTGTAGCAATGGTAAATAAGGAAATGTCTAAAAAATTTGCTACATTAGTAAGTAATGCAGAAAAGTTTATACCAAATCTTCCTTGGGGTAAAGAGTTTGAAAAAGACGAATTCTTAAGACCCGATTTTACTTCTTTAGATGTTTTAACATTCTCTGGATCTGGTGTTCCATCAGGTATAAATATTCCAAATTACGATGAAATTAGACAATCCGAAggttttaaaaatgtttctttGGGTAGTGTAATTCCCGCAAATATGAAATTGGATGTGATACAATTTTTATCTGAACATGATCAAACTCTAATGAATACATATAGAGATGCCAGTTTTGAAGTGCAAGTTGGTTTGCATGAACTTCTTGGTCATGGAACAGGGAAATTGTTGAGACAGCTAGAATCTGGTTCATATAATTTCGATAAAGATAAAGTAAAAAATCCTTTAAATGGAGaagcaataaataaatttttcctgCCTGGAGAAACATATGATTCAAAGTTTGGCCCAATGGGATCTTCTTACGAAGAGTGTAGAGCAGAAGCAGTTGGACTTTATCTATCTTTAGAACCGGATATACTAAGCATATTTGGTTACGAAGGTTCTAAAGCAGATATCATAATGTACGTGAATTGGTTGTCTTTACTGTGGAATGGCTGTGCAAAAGCTTTAGAATTTTATGACCCATCTACTAAAAAATGGCTGCAAGCTCACTCTCAAGCAAGATATGTCTTACTTAGAGTTTGCATAGAAGCTGGTGACGATTTCGTTATTGTTACCGAATCggaacctgggaaaaatttattattaactGTAGATCAATCGAAGATTTTGACAGTTGGAAAAAGAGCAATTGGAGAGTTTTTAACGAAGTTACAAGTTTATAAAAGTACAGGTGATGTCGAGGCAGCCAAGAATATGTATGAAAAGTACAGTGAAGTACCTGAAACAGGACCACAGCCTTGGGCACGTTGGAGAGATATAGTTTTAGCCCATAAAGAGCCGCGAAAAATATTTGTACAATCAAACACATTTGCAAATGGTTTGTGCTTAG TGCAACTGAAAAACTATGAACCCAATTTTGTTGGATTTATTCAGTCTTGGGTGGAAAGATTTCCTTCACCAGAAACTTCACAAACTCTTATTGAGCTTTGGGAGAAAGATAAAGACCATtttgtaattgaaaataattaa
- the Dppiii gene encoding dipeptidyl peptidase 3 isoform X2 translates to MFKLCTWCFCRQTIISRKIFQNSLRPFSVDVHFKGKNSRPILSLNRRITRLRTNFDSCVKQLCTKMSEDTSLFILPNKQSIIALECERAFNALTTNEKLYAHYLSQAAWNGSLIVFIQTSPESPLIFALLHKIFVSEAINELKESALNAGISEDEFTAFLVYTCGVFANAGNYKSFGDSKIIPNLSKEKFETILKVSKAYKDSPKDIESIWNKIKDVMYSISGKLKTLGLGDKGVTTYFSGNCTEKDADLINEFMQEKGLESYNARCFKTADKIAGNMDTYEIRLASVKTDDDSNITLAEEVFKNAKFKIKRGDYSKLLIPVVDNLQKAMEYAANETEKNMLNKYIEHFNTGSLQAHKDGSRFWIKDKGPVIETYIGFIETYRDPAGQRGEFEGFVAMVNKEMSKKFATLVSNAEKFIPNLPWGKEFEKDEFLRPDFTSLDVLTFSGSGVPSGINIPNYDEIRQSEGFKNVSLGSVIPANMKLDVIQFLSEHDQTLMNTYRDASFEVQVGLHELLGHGTGKLLRQLESGSYNFDKDKVKNPLNGEAINKFFLPGETYDSKFGPMGSSYEECRAEAVGLYLSLEPDILSIFGYEGSKADIIMYVNWLSLLWNGCAKALEFYDPSTKKWLQAHSQARYVLLRVCIEAGDDFVIVTESEPGKNLLLTVDQSKILTVGKRAIGEFLTKLQVYKSTGDVEAAKNMYEKYSEVPETGPQPWARWRDIVLAHKEPRKIFVQSNTFANGEGVQLKNYEPNFVGFIQSWVERFPSPETSQTLIELWEKDKDHFVIENN, encoded by the exons ATGTTTAAATTGTGTACGTGGTGTTTTTGTCGACAAACAATTATTtctagaaaaatatttcaaaattctTTACGACCTTTCTCagtcgatgttcattttaagggaAAGAATAGCCGACCAATTTTGTCGTTAAATAGAAGAATTACACGTTTAAGAACAAATTTTGATTCTTG TGTAAAACAACTGTGCACAAAAATGAGTGAAGATACTTCCTTATTTATTTTACCAAACAAACAATCGATTATTGCTTTAGAATGTGAACGTGCATTTAATGCTCTAACAACAAATGAGAAATTGTATGCACATTATTTGAGTCAAGCTGCATGGAATGGTAGTCTTATTGTATTCATACAAACATCACCAGAATCACCATTAATATTTGCTCTTTTGCACAAAATTTTTGTATCTGAAGCAATAAATGAATTGAAGGAATCTGCTCTTAATGCTGGCATTAGTGAAGATGAATTCACA GCTTTTCTAGTATATACTTGTGGAGTTTTTGCAAATGCTGGTAATTATAAGTCTTTTGGTGATAGTAAAATAATTCCTAATTTGTCTAAAGAAAAATTTGAGACCATATTAAAAGTATCAAAAGCATATAAAGACAGTCCCAAGGATATTGAAAgtatttggaataaaattaaaGATGTAATGTATTCGATAAGTGGAAAACTGAAAACTTTGGGACTGGGTGATAAAGGTGTTACAACTTACTTTTCTGGGAATTGTACAGAAAAGGATGCTGATTTAATTAATGAATTTATGCAAGAAAAAGGACTAGAATCTTACAATGCAAGGTGTTTTAAAACAGCAGATAAAATTGCAGGAAATATGGATACATATGAAATTAGACTAGCTTCTGTGAAAACTGATGATGATTCTAACATTACATTAGCAGAAGAAGTTTTTAAAAAtgctaaatttaaaattaagagAGGAGATTATAGCAAGCTTTTAATTCCAGTTGTTGATAATTTGCAAAAGGCAATGGAATATGCTGCAAATGAAACTGAAAAAAATATGTTGAATAAATATATAGAACATTTTAATACAGGATCTTTACAAGCTCATAAAGATGGTTCTCGTTTTTGGATCAAAGATAAAGGACCAGTCATAGAGACTTATATTGGTTTTATTGAGACTTATAGAGATCCTGCTGGGCAAAGAGGTGAATTTGAAGGATTTGTAGCAATGGTAAATAAGGAAATGTCTAAAAAATTTGCTACATTAGTAAGTAATGCAGAAAAGTTTATACCAAATCTTCCTTGGGGTAAAGAGTTTGAAAAAGACGAATTCTTAAGACCCGATTTTACTTCTTTAGATGTTTTAACATTCTCTGGATCTGGTGTTCCATCAGGTATAAATATTCCAAATTACGATGAAATTAGACAATCCGAAggttttaaaaatgtttctttGGGTAGTGTAATTCCCGCAAATATGAAATTGGATGTGATACAATTTTTATCTGAACATGATCAAACTCTAATGAATACATATAGAGATGCCAGTTTTGAAGTGCAAGTTGGTTTGCATGAACTTCTTGGTCATGGAACAGGGAAATTGTTGAGACAGCTAGAATCTGGTTCATATAATTTCGATAAAGATAAAGTAAAAAATCCTTTAAATGGAGaagcaataaataaatttttcctgCCTGGAGAAACATATGATTCAAAGTTTGGCCCAATGGGATCTTCTTACGAAGAGTGTAGAGCAGAAGCAGTTGGACTTTATCTATCTTTAGAACCGGATATACTAAGCATATTTGGTTACGAAGGTTCTAAAGCAGATATCATAATGTACGTGAATTGGTTGTCTTTACTGTGGAATGGCTGTGCAAAAGCTTTAGAATTTTATGACCCATCTACTAAAAAATGGCTGCAAGCTCACTCTCAAGCAAGATATGTCTTACTTAGAGTTTGCATAGAAGCTGGTGACGATTTCGTTATTGTTACCGAATCggaacctgggaaaaatttattattaactGTAGATCAATCGAAGATTTTGACAGTTGGAAAAAGAGCAATTGGAGAGTTTTTAACGAAGTTACAAGTTTATAAAAGTACAGGTGATGTCGAGGCAGCCAAGAATATGTATGAAAAGTACAGTGAAGTACCTGAAACAGGACCACAGCCTTGGGCACGTTGGAGAGATATAGTTTTAGCCCATAAAGAGCCGCGAAAAATATTTGTACAATCAAACACATTTGCAAATG GTGAAGGAGTGCAACTGAAAAACTATGAACCCAATTTTGTTGGATTTATTCAGTCTTGGGTGGAAAGATTTCCTTCACCAGAAACTTCACAAACTCTTATTGAGCTTTGGGAGAAAGATAAAGACCATtttgtaattgaaaataattaa
- the Dppiii gene encoding dipeptidyl peptidase 3 isoform X3, with product MSEDTSLFILPNKQSIIALECERAFNALTTNEKLYAHYLSQAAWNGSLIVFIQTSPESPLIFALLHKIFVSEAINELKESALNAGISEDEFTAFLVYTCGVFANAGNYKSFGDSKIIPNLSKEKFETILKVSKAYKDSPKDIESIWNKIKDVMYSISGKLKTLGLGDKGVTTYFSGNCTEKDADLINEFMQEKGLESYNARCFKTADKIAGNMDTYEIRLASVKTDDDSNITLAEEVFKNAKFKIKRGDYSKLLIPVVDNLQKAMEYAANETEKNMLNKYIEHFNTGSLQAHKDGSRFWIKDKGPVIETYIGFIETYRDPAGQRGEFEGFVAMVNKEMSKKFATLVSNAEKFIPNLPWGKEFEKDEFLRPDFTSLDVLTFSGSGVPSGINIPNYDEIRQSEGFKNVSLGSVIPANMKLDVIQFLSEHDQTLMNTYRDASFEVQVGLHELLGHGTGKLLRQLESGSYNFDKDKVKNPLNGEAINKFFLPGETYDSKFGPMGSSYEECRAEAVGLYLSLEPDILSIFGYEGSKADIIMYVNWLSLLWNGCAKALEFYDPSTKKWLQAHSQARYVLLRVCIEAGDDFVIVTESEPGKNLLLTVDQSKILTVGKRAIGEFLTKLQVYKSTGDVEAAKNMYEKYSEVPETGPQPWARWRDIVLAHKEPRKIFVQSNTFANGLCLVQLKNYEPNFVGFIQSWVERFPSPETSQTLIELWEKDKDHFVIENN from the exons ATGAGTGAAGATACTTCCTTATTTATTTTACCAAACAAACAATCGATTATTGCTTTAGAATGTGAACGTGCATTTAATGCTCTAACAACAAATGAGAAATTGTATGCACATTATTTGAGTCAAGCTGCATGGAATGGTAGTCTTATTGTATTCATACAAACATCACCAGAATCACCATTAATATTTGCTCTTTTGCACAAAATTTTTGTATCTGAAGCAATAAATGAATTGAAGGAATCTGCTCTTAATGCTGGCATTAGTGAAGATGAATTCACA GCTTTTCTAGTATATACTTGTGGAGTTTTTGCAAATGCTGGTAATTATAAGTCTTTTGGTGATAGTAAAATAATTCCTAATTTGTCTAAAGAAAAATTTGAGACCATATTAAAAGTATCAAAAGCATATAAAGACAGTCCCAAGGATATTGAAAgtatttggaataaaattaaaGATGTAATGTATTCGATAAGTGGAAAACTGAAAACTTTGGGACTGGGTGATAAAGGTGTTACAACTTACTTTTCTGGGAATTGTACAGAAAAGGATGCTGATTTAATTAATGAATTTATGCAAGAAAAAGGACTAGAATCTTACAATGCAAGGTGTTTTAAAACAGCAGATAAAATTGCAGGAAATATGGATACATATGAAATTAGACTAGCTTCTGTGAAAACTGATGATGATTCTAACATTACATTAGCAGAAGAAGTTTTTAAAAAtgctaaatttaaaattaagagAGGAGATTATAGCAAGCTTTTAATTCCAGTTGTTGATAATTTGCAAAAGGCAATGGAATATGCTGCAAATGAAACTGAAAAAAATATGTTGAATAAATATATAGAACATTTTAATACAGGATCTTTACAAGCTCATAAAGATGGTTCTCGTTTTTGGATCAAAGATAAAGGACCAGTCATAGAGACTTATATTGGTTTTATTGAGACTTATAGAGATCCTGCTGGGCAAAGAGGTGAATTTGAAGGATTTGTAGCAATGGTAAATAAGGAAATGTCTAAAAAATTTGCTACATTAGTAAGTAATGCAGAAAAGTTTATACCAAATCTTCCTTGGGGTAAAGAGTTTGAAAAAGACGAATTCTTAAGACCCGATTTTACTTCTTTAGATGTTTTAACATTCTCTGGATCTGGTGTTCCATCAGGTATAAATATTCCAAATTACGATGAAATTAGACAATCCGAAggttttaaaaatgtttctttGGGTAGTGTAATTCCCGCAAATATGAAATTGGATGTGATACAATTTTTATCTGAACATGATCAAACTCTAATGAATACATATAGAGATGCCAGTTTTGAAGTGCAAGTTGGTTTGCATGAACTTCTTGGTCATGGAACAGGGAAATTGTTGAGACAGCTAGAATCTGGTTCATATAATTTCGATAAAGATAAAGTAAAAAATCCTTTAAATGGAGaagcaataaataaatttttcctgCCTGGAGAAACATATGATTCAAAGTTTGGCCCAATGGGATCTTCTTACGAAGAGTGTAGAGCAGAAGCAGTTGGACTTTATCTATCTTTAGAACCGGATATACTAAGCATATTTGGTTACGAAGGTTCTAAAGCAGATATCATAATGTACGTGAATTGGTTGTCTTTACTGTGGAATGGCTGTGCAAAAGCTTTAGAATTTTATGACCCATCTACTAAAAAATGGCTGCAAGCTCACTCTCAAGCAAGATATGTCTTACTTAGAGTTTGCATAGAAGCTGGTGACGATTTCGTTATTGTTACCGAATCggaacctgggaaaaatttattattaactGTAGATCAATCGAAGATTTTGACAGTTGGAAAAAGAGCAATTGGAGAGTTTTTAACGAAGTTACAAGTTTATAAAAGTACAGGTGATGTCGAGGCAGCCAAGAATATGTATGAAAAGTACAGTGAAGTACCTGAAACAGGACCACAGCCTTGGGCACGTTGGAGAGATATAGTTTTAGCCCATAAAGAGCCGCGAAAAATATTTGTACAATCAAACACATTTGCAAATGGTTTGTGCTTAG TGCAACTGAAAAACTATGAACCCAATTTTGTTGGATTTATTCAGTCTTGGGTGGAAAGATTTCCTTCACCAGAAACTTCACAAACTCTTATTGAGCTTTGGGAGAAAGATAAAGACCATtttgtaattgaaaataattaa